From Candidatus Methylomirabilota bacterium:
AGTGCCGTATGCCTACGCCGGCTTCTCCAGGATGACGAGTACCCGCGTGGCGAGCCAGCGGCGCAGAGGGTCGAGAGCAGCTTCGCCCAGACGGGCGAAATGCTGGAGAGCACGGGGCAGCGGGCGCTCGACCTTGAAGCCGAAGGTGGCGAGGTACGGCAGGCCGATGAAGGGCTCGGCCCTCAGCAGGCGAAGGGGCAGCCTCCCCTGGCGGACGCGCGCGAGGGCCAGATAGGGAATGGCCGCGTTGCCCTCGAGGGCCGCCTTGTCGTCCGCGCCGAAGGGTCGGGCCAGGTCCACGCCGAGGCGACACTCCTCGTGGTGGAAATAGCGGTACAGGATCCAAGACGGCGGCGTGATCCATGGCTCTATCATGGCCAGCCGTCCGCGCGGCCTCAGCACGCGAGCGGCCTCGGCGAGAAAATCGAGGGGGCGAAGAAGGTGATGGAGGGTGTCCACGAGGACGAGGCCTCC
This genomic window contains:
- a CDS encoding class I SAM-dependent methyltransferase, with the translated sequence MTEAEVLARHRAVWEARPELRQVYREWFGRLLGAVEGLDPVIEVGAGPGFLKEFAPRLVATDVVAGLRVDVRCDADVLPFRSASVGGLVLVDTLHHLLRPLDFLAEAARVLRPRGRLAMIEPWITPPSWILYRYFHHEECRLGVDLARPFGADDKAALEGNAAIPYLALARVRQGRLPLRLLRAEPFIGLPYLATFGFKVERPLPRALQHFARLGEAALDPLRRWLATRVLVILEKPA